A genomic window from Cutibacterium acnes includes:
- a CDS encoding Ppx/GppA phosphatase family protein, with protein sequence MSGSHTVAAIDCGTNSIRLLIASADSDGRLVEQARELEMVRLGQGVDATGSFRPDALERTFSACRTFAQAIADHHCDRVRFVATSAARDVSNRDAFFAGVRQALGVDAEVIDGMEEASLSFAGAISGIQVIDEPVLVIDCGGGSTELVLGRGSSIDSRVSLNIGSVRLRERFLHDDPPTVEQIDDARKYVREALDSCPVDVAAARTVIGVAGTVTSLSAIGQNLTDYDRAKVHRSVLTVGQISDLAGKLLSSTVDEVEQMGPLKRRRAEVLCGGAVIIDEVCRRATAGKLVVSETDILDGMALAMLAQGS encoded by the coding sequence ATGAGCGGCAGCCACACCGTTGCAGCTATCGACTGCGGGACGAATTCGATTCGCCTCCTCATCGCATCAGCCGATTCGGACGGGCGTTTGGTCGAGCAGGCACGAGAACTGGAAATGGTGAGGCTCGGTCAGGGGGTTGACGCCACCGGTTCCTTCCGTCCCGACGCCCTTGAGCGCACTTTCTCAGCCTGTCGCACCTTCGCCCAGGCTATCGCGGACCACCACTGCGACCGGGTGCGTTTTGTTGCCACCTCGGCTGCTCGTGACGTCTCCAACCGCGATGCCTTTTTCGCGGGAGTCCGTCAAGCTCTGGGGGTGGACGCGGAGGTCATAGACGGCATGGAAGAGGCGAGTTTGTCTTTTGCTGGAGCGATTTCTGGGATCCAGGTAATCGATGAGCCGGTTCTTGTTATTGATTGTGGAGGTGGCTCGACGGAGCTGGTGCTGGGCCGTGGGTCTAGCATCGACTCTCGGGTGAGCCTCAATATTGGCTCGGTACGGCTGCGTGAGCGTTTCCTCCATGACGACCCGCCCACCGTCGAGCAGATCGACGACGCTCGCAAGTACGTTCGTGAAGCCTTGGATTCCTGCCCGGTTGACGTTGCCGCCGCCCGTACCGTCATCGGCGTTGCGGGTACGGTCACGAGCTTGTCCGCAATTGGCCAGAATCTCACAGATTATGACCGCGCCAAGGTGCATCGTTCGGTACTGACGGTCGGCCAGATTTCCGACCTGGCGGGCAAGTTGCTCTCGTCTACTGTTGATGAAGTCGAGCAGATGGGACCGCTGAAGCGACGCCGTGCAGAAGTGTTGTGTGGAGGTGCCGTTATTATTGACGAGGTATGCCGTCGTGCGACGGCAGGTAAACTTGTCGTCTCGGAGACCGATATCCTTGACGGCATGGCGCTGGCAATGCTGGCGCAGGGGAGCTGA
- a CDS encoding Bax inhibitor-1/YccA family membrane protein — protein sequence MANPVFSRAEAFQPRGNPYGQPAYAGQGYRAQYGVSGQPGGESGSLLDGPQGQSAERAMTFDDVLGRTGLVLLIIAAIGAVSFALIGPNVVASGPALVVGSIAAFITAMVVSTRRTVPVGGVIFYCICEGLVLGSMSAMFETAYPGIVVQAVLGTFAAAGVTLAAYKFFNIRVTPRFRQIVIISTFGFALAMLVNLVLMLFRINIGVASFGPIGILCSALGVVLAAMNLVVDFDYAEQGVRNQAPASESWRAAFGIAVTMVWLYTEILRILSYFRAD from the coding sequence ATGGCTAACCCGGTCTTTAGCCGAGCCGAGGCCTTCCAGCCGCGCGGTAACCCGTACGGGCAGCCGGCGTACGCAGGTCAGGGGTATCGGGCGCAGTACGGCGTATCAGGGCAGCCTGGCGGCGAGTCGGGCTCTCTATTAGACGGCCCGCAAGGACAGAGTGCCGAGCGCGCGATGACTTTTGATGACGTCCTCGGCCGTACTGGCCTGGTTCTGCTCATCATTGCTGCCATTGGTGCTGTGAGCTTCGCGCTGATTGGGCCGAACGTGGTGGCAAGTGGCCCTGCCTTGGTGGTCGGATCGATTGCAGCATTCATTACTGCGATGGTCGTCAGCACTCGCCGTACGGTGCCGGTCGGTGGCGTCATCTTCTACTGCATCTGCGAAGGGCTGGTCCTTGGCTCTATGTCAGCCATGTTTGAGACCGCTTACCCCGGTATCGTGGTGCAGGCCGTCTTGGGTACTTTCGCCGCTGCCGGCGTGACCTTGGCGGCATACAAGTTCTTTAATATCCGGGTGACGCCGCGATTTCGTCAGATCGTCATCATTTCCACCTTCGGCTTTGCCCTTGCGATGCTCGTCAACCTCGTGTTGATGCTATTCAGGATCAACATTGGCGTTGCTAGTTTTGGCCCTATCGGCATCTTGTGCTCAGCGCTGGGTGTGGTGCTGGCCGCCATGAACCTTGTCGTAGATTTTGACTACGCCGAGCAGGGTGTGCGCAACCAAGCCCCAGCATCTGAGTCTTGGCGTGCGGCCTTCGGCATCGCTGTGACGATGGTGTGGCTCTACACAGAGATCTTGCGGATTCTCAGTTACTTCCGGGCTGATTGA